In Armatimonadota bacterium, a single genomic region encodes these proteins:
- a CDS encoding cellulase family glycosylhydrolase: protein MLSVVMSGVLLTSLNNQWTAEQANKWQAKQPWVVGANFLPSTAINQLEMWQAESWDPVTIDRELGWAEGIGMNTVRVYLHDLAYQADPKGFKKRMSSFLQIASKHKIRPLFVFFDDCWNPNPSIGMQPAPKKGVHNSGWVRSPGDSSRSLAEFPRLKVYVQDILRTFSKDKRVYLWDLYNEPGNSGYELKSVPLLNAVFDWAQEVRPSQPLSVGVWYGNETLNKIQLDRSDVVTFHNYNDTASLSGQIASLKALGRPVVCTEWMARTNNSRVLTHLGVFKDAGVAAINWGLVSGKSNTIFPWGSKEGGEEPKVWFHDLFRQDGTPFDAAEIAEFRRLTGRS from the coding sequence ATGTTGAGCGTAGTGATGAGCGGGGTTCTTTTGACAAGTCTAAACAACCAGTGGACTGCAGAGCAGGCAAACAAGTGGCAGGCGAAGCAGCCTTGGGTTGTTGGGGCGAATTTCTTGCCTTCGACTGCGATCAACCAGTTGGAGATGTGGCAGGCAGAATCCTGGGATCCGGTGACCATTGATCGCGAGCTCGGATGGGCGGAAGGGATTGGGATGAACACGGTTAGGGTTTATTTGCATGATCTGGCTTACCAGGCTGATCCAAAAGGATTTAAGAAGCGAATGTCTTCTTTTTTGCAGATTGCTTCGAAGCACAAAATTCGACCGTTGTTTGTTTTCTTCGATGACTGCTGGAATCCGAATCCTTCTATCGGGATGCAACCGGCGCCCAAGAAGGGGGTTCATAACAGCGGCTGGGTTCGATCGCCGGGAGATTCTTCGCGGTCATTGGCTGAGTTTCCGAGGTTGAAGGTTTATGTTCAGGACATCCTTCGAACTTTCAGCAAAGACAAGCGGGTTTATCTTTGGGACCTTTACAACGAGCCGGGGAACTCGGGTTATGAACTCAAATCAGTTCCGTTGCTAAACGCAGTTTTTGATTGGGCGCAGGAGGTTCGGCCTTCTCAGCCGCTGTCGGTTGGGGTTTGGTATGGCAACGAAACTTTGAACAAGATACAGCTAGATCGGAGCGATGTGGTGACCTTCCATAACTACAACGACACTGCTTCTCTTTCGGGGCAGATTGCTTCGTTGAAGGCGCTGGGACGGCCGGTGGTTTGTACGGAGTGGATGGCTCGGACCAACAATTCACGGGTACTGACCCATCTTGGTGTGTTCAAAGATGCCGGCGTCGCGGCGATCAACTGGGGACTGGTTTCTGGAAAGTCGAACACGATTTTCCCCTGGGGGTCGAAGGAAGGTGGCGAGGAGCCTAAGGTTTGGTTCCACGATTTGTTCCGGCAGGATGGGACGCCGTTTGATGCGGCGGAGATTGCGGAGTTTCGGCGGCTGACTGGGCGATCGTAG
- a CDS encoding cupin domain-containing protein, translated as MESLLSITQSTTDPFSVHRQADDRWYRLAHFNEGPIQDQSEEGRKKAVAAGATPFCYLSSRLHGGAIKPNILEVHAQSEKRSHPGEEFAFVMQGRALLEIGESVIELSEGESVTFWSGEPHSYGPAPGSPLPVRILSVRVDP; from the coding sequence ATGGAGTCTTTGCTCTCAATCACTCAGAGCACGACGGATCCATTCTCAGTACACCGACAGGCCGACGACCGTTGGTATCGACTGGCTCACTTTAATGAGGGGCCGATCCAGGACCAGTCCGAGGAAGGCCGCAAGAAAGCGGTCGCCGCCGGCGCAACCCCATTCTGTTACCTTTCTTCCCGCCTTCACGGAGGGGCAATCAAGCCGAATATTCTAGAGGTTCATGCGCAGTCGGAGAAACGATCTCATCCTGGTGAGGAGTTTGCCTTTGTCATGCAAGGTCGTGCACTGCTAGAGATTGGAGAGTCCGTCATCGAGCTTTCGGAGGGCGAGAGCGTGACGTTCTGGAGCGGCGAGCCACATTCCTACGGCCCTGCTCCGGGCTCCCCGCTTCCGGTGCGAATTCTGAGCGTTAGAGTCGATCCATGA
- a CDS encoding CTP synthase: MATKYIFVTGGVVSGIGKGVATASLGRLLRNRGFTVAPIKLDPYINVDAGTMNPFQHGEVFVTEDGAETDLDLGHYERFMDVNCSKGSSVTTGKVYKNVIEAERRGDYLGGTVQVIPHVTNEIKALVQKVAVEQEADVVIAEIGGTVGDIESLPFLEAIRQMRTDLGYENTMYVHVTMVPTVGPWHEVKTKPTQHSVYKLREIGIAPDVLVCRCEVKMEIDVIEKISLFCGVPKEAVIQSQNLDTVYEVPLMYEDLGLGEFVSKRLGLEHRPDQMEEWRKLVGTLKNPSNDVTIAVVGKYTSNGDAYKSIAEALVHAGIPNDCKVNVKWIESDTLEGELSPEDALKDIDGLVVGPGFGGRGIEGKIEAIRIARESGMPFFGICLGMQMAVIEYARNICGLVGANSEEMLPNPPYPVIHLLPEQKDVTDKGASMRLGSYPCNLVHDTLSAKLYGATRITERHRHRYEVNNDFREKLQEQGMIISGVSPDYRLVEMVEVPAHPFFVGTQAHPEFKSRPNRAHPLFQGLVKAALESKQKAALK, from the coding sequence ATGGCGACGAAATATATCTTTGTAACGGGCGGAGTTGTGAGCGGGATTGGCAAAGGAGTCGCCACCGCAAGCCTAGGAAGGCTTCTCCGAAACCGTGGCTTCACCGTCGCCCCCATCAAACTTGACCCCTACATCAACGTCGACGCTGGAACAATGAACCCTTTCCAGCACGGCGAAGTCTTTGTTACCGAAGACGGTGCCGAAACCGACCTCGACCTTGGCCACTACGAGCGCTTTATGGACGTCAACTGCTCCAAAGGCAGCAGCGTCACCACCGGAAAGGTCTACAAAAACGTCATCGAAGCCGAGCGCCGCGGTGACTACCTGGGAGGCACAGTCCAGGTCATCCCCCACGTCACCAACGAAATCAAGGCGTTGGTCCAGAAGGTCGCTGTCGAGCAAGAAGCCGATGTCGTCATCGCAGAAATCGGTGGAACCGTTGGCGACATCGAAAGCCTTCCGTTCCTCGAAGCCATTCGTCAAATGCGAACCGACCTCGGCTACGAAAACACGATGTACGTGCACGTCACTATGGTCCCCACCGTCGGGCCGTGGCACGAAGTCAAAACTAAACCCACCCAGCACTCCGTCTACAAACTGAGAGAAATCGGTATCGCACCCGACGTCCTCGTCTGCCGCTGCGAAGTCAAGATGGAAATCGACGTGATCGAGAAGATCAGTCTGTTCTGCGGAGTCCCTAAGGAAGCCGTTATCCAGTCTCAGAATCTCGACACGGTGTACGAAGTTCCGCTGATGTACGAAGACCTCGGCCTGGGAGAATTCGTTTCCAAACGCCTCGGTCTTGAGCATCGACCGGATCAGATGGAAGAATGGCGCAAGCTCGTCGGAACACTCAAGAACCCGTCCAACGATGTCACGATCGCGGTGGTTGGGAAGTACACCTCCAACGGGGACGCCTACAAGTCCATCGCCGAAGCCCTGGTTCACGCAGGAATTCCGAACGACTGTAAAGTCAACGTCAAATGGATCGAAAGTGACACCTTGGAAGGTGAACTTTCTCCCGAAGACGCCCTTAAAGATATTGATGGCCTCGTTGTCGGCCCCGGATTCGGAGGTCGCGGAATCGAAGGGAAGATCGAAGCGATTCGCATTGCGCGCGAGAGCGGGATGCCGTTCTTCGGGATCTGCCTCGGGATGCAGATGGCGGTCATCGAGTACGCCCGTAACATCTGTGGTCTGGTCGGAGCGAACTCTGAAGAAATGCTTCCCAACCCGCCGTATCCGGTCATCCACCTCCTGCCTGAGCAGAAAGATGTAACCGACAAAGGTGCCTCGATGCGCCTCGGCTCGTACCCCTGCAACTTGGTTCACGACACTTTGAGCGCGAAGCTGTACGGTGCGACGCGTATCACAGAGCGGCACCGCCATCGCTACGAGGTCAACAACGACTTCCGCGAAAAGCTCCAGGAGCAAGGAATGATCATCTCGGGAGTTTCGCCTGACTATCGCCTGGTCGAAATGGTCGAAGTGCCCGCTCACCCGTTCTTCGTTGGCACCCAAGCCCACCCCGAGTTCAAGAGCCGACCGAACAGAGCGCATCCCCTCTTCCAAGGGCTGGTCAAGGCTGCCCTTGAGAGTAAGCAAAAGGCTGCTTTGAAGTAG
- a CDS encoding agenet domain-containing protein produces MWSGRNFKVLMEAIERINQTSLYRVWLVLLYLLSCGATAFAQTPNQLGWTPAKTRVFFIDVLLYEGESAPPASWLEIPSSAFVDQFRELGVPANQIMLLTKQQATAQNVSNQFAAFLRQSRPGEMLIFAFSGHSGRNILSMHDRSLQKTWLIDAIETNFRGSHALLFIDSCYSGGVVDLIDRRRSRISYGALSSTFSQQSASSGCRFYQSLLRGFGGNPVVDLDKDGYVTFGELAWYTKRYMAHAAEGKPMFATSGAFDLNMRLTVAKGQAPDRVGELVEVRWKGKWYRAEILAVTPDGFKIHYTKNTKSDEDEVVSADDVRVPQFPRYKVGHRVEVKSGTDGKWHPATVLATFESLHGCRVDGLPPTKDEWFGPSRIRPISTSLGRPNP; encoded by the coding sequence ATGTGGTCCGGACGGAACTTCAAAGTCCTCATGGAAGCAATCGAGAGGATCAACCAGACATCGCTGTATCGGGTTTGGTTAGTATTGCTTTATTTGCTTTCATGCGGGGCAACCGCATTCGCTCAAACGCCAAACCAACTCGGATGGACGCCCGCAAAGACCCGGGTCTTCTTCATTGACGTTCTGCTTTATGAGGGAGAGAGTGCGCCGCCCGCATCGTGGCTTGAGATTCCCTCGTCGGCATTTGTGGATCAGTTCCGAGAGCTTGGGGTACCCGCAAATCAGATCATGCTGTTGACCAAACAGCAGGCGACCGCCCAGAACGTGTCAAACCAGTTCGCCGCTTTCCTTCGCCAAAGCCGCCCGGGCGAAATGCTGATCTTTGCCTTCAGCGGGCATAGCGGACGCAACATCCTGAGCATGCATGACCGGAGCTTGCAGAAGACTTGGTTGATTGATGCGATTGAGACGAACTTCCGCGGAAGTCATGCGCTGTTGTTCATCGATAGCTGTTACTCGGGTGGAGTTGTGGACTTGATCGATCGCCGCCGAAGTCGAATTAGCTATGGCGCCCTCAGTTCGACCTTCTCTCAGCAATCTGCATCAAGTGGGTGCCGATTCTATCAGAGCCTGCTTCGGGGATTTGGCGGAAATCCGGTCGTGGACTTGGACAAGGATGGCTATGTGACTTTTGGGGAGCTTGCGTGGTACACCAAGCGATACATGGCGCATGCCGCAGAAGGTAAGCCGATGTTCGCAACCTCAGGAGCGTTTGATCTCAACATGCGGCTCACGGTTGCTAAGGGACAGGCACCCGATAGGGTTGGAGAGCTTGTTGAGGTGAGGTGGAAAGGCAAGTGGTACCGAGCCGAGATTCTCGCCGTCACCCCGGATGGGTTCAAGATTCACTACACGAAGAACACGAAGTCTGATGAGGACGAGGTCGTTTCAGCAGATGATGTCAGAGTGCCCCAGTTCCCACGGTATAAAGTTGGACATAGGGTCGAGGTGAAAAGTGGTACGGATGGCAAGTGGCACCCAGCGACCGTACTTGCCACATTCGAGAGCTTGCATGGATGTCGGGTGGACGGTTTGCCTCCGACGAAGGATGAGTGGTTCGGCCCAAGTCGGATCCGCCCGATCAGTACTTCACTTGGCCGGCCGAACCCGTAA
- a CDS encoding erythromycin esterase family protein → MLAALSLATVLSLQGNWLGQNAIPLSPSGKFSQYDDLKKLRSMLDGVRIVGMGEATHGTREFFETKHRMFRFLVEEMGFRVFILEASMAGCLMMDDYVLGKKVDVKEAIYRQQFWTWSVVELRELLEWMREYNRTHAEKLRVFGNDMQNSEDPMVYFLSIKGRLKNFPNDTKFPTQDAEWESWLPLIKAQLGEEEFRISELVLATYRQAKGNDWISELRLLQQRVIPKMQETFSDAEKLLKELPNLDPAARSGLEFVDQHKTKLVQEAENTREGAQKMKEWKVALIAAQSKATSDKKLSERIRLQVDLLDFLLFIGTMPKGLNPGNYRDQCMATNSTTIIETVLPSSKAMIWAHNGHIGRAKFAQGFEAMGWHLDNLWKEKYVPLAFAFSEGSFRASDGNQVKTHKVGASKGGLETLLRKEGPKEDFFLPVRGPSGLPDFLRPDLTSRQIGAIWNAQVEKVSTQPFNLPLWYDGLFFFHKTTSARALN, encoded by the coding sequence ATGCTTGCGGCGCTCAGTTTGGCTACAGTTCTTTCCCTCCAAGGAAACTGGCTGGGTCAGAACGCCATTCCGCTCTCTCCTTCCGGAAAATTCTCGCAGTATGACGACCTGAAAAAACTACGTTCTATGCTGGATGGCGTTCGCATCGTCGGAATGGGAGAGGCGACGCACGGAACTCGGGAATTTTTTGAGACCAAGCACCGAATGTTCCGCTTCCTCGTGGAGGAGATGGGGTTTCGGGTCTTCATTCTCGAAGCCTCGATGGCGGGGTGCCTAATGATGGATGACTACGTTTTGGGGAAGAAAGTCGATGTGAAGGAGGCGATCTATCGGCAGCAGTTTTGGACTTGGTCAGTGGTAGAGCTGAGGGAGTTGCTGGAGTGGATGCGGGAGTACAACCGGACCCACGCGGAGAAGTTGAGGGTGTTCGGTAATGACATGCAGAACTCTGAAGATCCGATGGTCTACTTCTTAAGCATCAAAGGGCGGCTTAAGAACTTCCCAAATGACACCAAGTTCCCTACGCAGGACGCTGAGTGGGAGAGCTGGCTACCACTAATCAAGGCTCAGTTGGGAGAGGAGGAGTTCAGGATTTCTGAGCTAGTTCTTGCTACCTATCGTCAAGCAAAGGGGAACGACTGGATTTCGGAGTTGCGCCTACTTCAGCAGCGGGTGATTCCGAAAATGCAAGAAACGTTCTCTGACGCTGAGAAACTCCTGAAGGAATTGCCGAACCTCGATCCGGCGGCAAGAAGCGGATTGGAATTTGTGGATCAGCACAAAACAAAGCTCGTCCAGGAGGCGGAAAACACGAGAGAGGGGGCTCAAAAAATGAAAGAGTGGAAAGTGGCACTAATCGCCGCGCAATCGAAAGCGACGTCCGACAAAAAGCTCTCCGAACGCATTCGCCTCCAAGTTGATCTCCTGGATTTTCTACTCTTCATCGGGACAATGCCGAAGGGCTTGAACCCAGGAAACTATCGTGACCAGTGCATGGCAACCAACTCTACTACGATTATCGAAACGGTTCTGCCGAGTAGTAAGGCAATGATCTGGGCGCACAACGGGCACATTGGTCGTGCCAAGTTTGCGCAAGGATTCGAGGCGATGGGTTGGCACCTTGATAATCTGTGGAAGGAAAAGTACGTACCCTTAGCGTTCGCATTTTCCGAGGGATCGTTCCGAGCATCAGACGGGAATCAAGTCAAAACTCACAAGGTAGGCGCCTCGAAGGGTGGGCTCGAAACCCTTTTGCGCAAGGAAGGTCCAAAAGAAGACTTCTTCCTACCAGTACGCGGCCCCAGCGGCCTCCCAGATTTCCTCCGCCCCGACCTGACTTCGCGGCAGATTGGAGCAATCTGGAACGCACAAGTTGAGAAGGTGTCGACGCAGCCGTTCAACCTGCCCTTGTGGTATGACGGACTGTTCTTCTTTCATAAGACGACTTCGGCACGAGCGCTAAACTAG
- a CDS encoding aspartate aminotransferase family protein, whose translation MSADALYTDVYEKYTKYINPNLAKLMGFAGFGVEMRAEGCYIYDHEGRQFLDCLGGYGTFTFGHRNPVVIEAVKVQLDQIALSGKAFFTKQQADLAEKLAEITPGNLQFSFFCNSGAEAVEAALKLAKGATGRAKIVSTNGSYHGKTLGALATTGREKYRKKFFPLMPGVEFVNYGNTDALVQAIDDQTACVILEPVQGEGGIIVPPDGYLRAAREACDKHGALLILDEVQSGLGRTGYAFACNYEGITPDIMTLAKAIGGGVMPLGVTVYTEDIYNKVYGENPMIHTSTFGGNPLACAAGLAALSQLSPELIENSQRMGERMINGFREIQSRYPAILGDVRGRGLMIGIEFTEDEVGEVAVATLMKEGVCVAYALNNPRVLRWEPPLIINAEQVDHAVSALNTAMLEVQELLAVLA comes from the coding sequence ATGAGCGCCGACGCCCTCTACACCGACGTTTACGAAAAGTACACGAAGTACATCAACCCCAACCTCGCCAAGCTCATGGGCTTCGCCGGATTCGGGGTCGAAATGCGGGCGGAAGGGTGCTACATCTACGACCACGAAGGTCGGCAATTCCTCGACTGTCTCGGCGGCTACGGAACCTTCACCTTCGGCCACCGCAACCCCGTCGTCATCGAAGCCGTCAAAGTTCAACTCGACCAAATCGCCCTCAGCGGAAAGGCGTTCTTCACCAAACAACAAGCCGACCTCGCCGAAAAGCTCGCCGAAATCACCCCCGGCAATCTCCAATTCTCCTTCTTCTGTAACTCTGGAGCCGAGGCCGTCGAAGCCGCGCTCAAACTCGCCAAAGGCGCAACCGGTCGCGCAAAAATCGTCTCCACCAACGGTAGCTACCACGGCAAAACCCTCGGAGCCCTCGCCACCACCGGCCGTGAGAAGTACCGCAAGAAATTCTTCCCGCTGATGCCCGGCGTTGAGTTCGTGAACTACGGTAACACCGATGCCCTCGTCCAAGCCATCGACGACCAAACCGCCTGCGTCATCCTCGAACCCGTCCAAGGTGAAGGTGGAATCATCGTTCCTCCAGATGGCTATCTACGAGCCGCTCGAGAAGCTTGCGATAAGCACGGCGCGCTACTCATCCTCGACGAAGTCCAAAGCGGACTTGGCCGAACCGGCTACGCCTTTGCCTGTAACTACGAGGGCATCACCCCAGACATCATGACCCTCGCCAAAGCCATCGGCGGTGGAGTCATGCCCCTCGGCGTCACCGTCTATACAGAGGACATCTACAACAAGGTCTACGGCGAAAACCCGATGATCCACACCTCCACTTTCGGCGGAAACCCCCTCGCCTGCGCCGCCGGTCTCGCCGCCCTCTCCCAACTTTCCCCCGAGCTCATCGAGAACTCCCAAAGAATGGGCGAGCGAATGATCAACGGGTTCCGAGAAATCCAATCTCGATACCCCGCTATCCTTGGCGACGTTCGTGGTCGCGGACTCATGATCGGAATCGAGTTCACCGAAGACGAAGTCGGCGAAGTCGCCGTCGCCACTCTGATGAAAGAAGGCGTCTGCGTCGCCTACGCCCTCAACAACCCAAGAGTCCTCCGCTGGGAACCGCCGCTCATCATCAACGCCGAGCAGGTTGACCACGCCGTTTCGGCACTCAATACCGCAATGCTTGAAGTGCAGGAGTTACTCGCGGTTTTGGCTTAG
- a CDS encoding peptidase E: MRQIIALGGGGFGSSLENLRLDEYLLSLCAASKPKVCFIPTASGDSLDYIAKFETAYKSLGAQTSVFQLFRSQTWTGTPEEMLLDQDLIFVGGGSTMNMMLLWQAWGIDTILRKAYNQGTILAGISAGANIWFEQCTTDSLGPGIQVMPCLGWLPGSFTPHYDSEPERKPLLRQMLREQTIAPGYAATDGAAVHFVNEEFHKVVVDRERAGAFDVDREGETPLEFTPLFKD; this comes from the coding sequence ATGCGCCAGATCATCGCCCTCGGCGGCGGAGGCTTCGGGTCCAGCCTCGAAAACCTTCGCCTCGACGAGTACCTCCTCTCCCTCTGCGCCGCCAGCAAACCAAAAGTCTGCTTTATCCCCACCGCCAGTGGAGATTCGCTCGACTACATCGCCAAATTCGAAACCGCCTACAAATCCCTCGGCGCCCAAACCAGCGTCTTCCAACTCTTCCGATCCCAAACCTGGACCGGAACCCCTGAAGAAATGCTCCTCGACCAAGACCTCATCTTCGTAGGCGGAGGCAGCACCATGAACATGATGCTCCTCTGGCAAGCCTGGGGAATCGACACGATCCTGCGCAAAGCCTACAACCAAGGCACCATCCTCGCCGGAATCTCCGCCGGAGCCAACATCTGGTTCGAGCAGTGCACCACCGACTCCCTCGGCCCCGGAATCCAGGTCATGCCCTGCCTAGGCTGGCTCCCCGGCAGCTTCACCCCCCACTACGACTCCGAACCCGAACGTAAACCCCTCCTGCGCCAAATGCTCCGAGAACAAACCATCGCCCCCGGCTACGCCGCTACGGATGGAGCGGCGGTCCACTTTGTGAACGAGGAGTTCCACAAGGTCGTTGTCGATCGTGAGAGGGCAGGAGCGTTCGATGTGGATCGAGAAGGCGAGACACCGCTGGAATTCACGCCGCTGTTTAAGGACTGA
- a CDS encoding MarR family transcriptional regulator: MSPQPHALGWEFVQTIWMFLSQTFEGASEAFEEFGIGSKQMVVLAIIEKQRTPGELRKALGAPASSITSIINELEKKGLIVREVHPTDRRQFNLVRTEKGQMMLRKGQAALETHIGELFHQLEPEDIEAIQRVKHLIWKGLHLAPLAPSPTD; encoded by the coding sequence ATGTCTCCGCAGCCGCACGCCTTGGGATGGGAATTTGTCCAGACAATCTGGATGTTCCTCTCGCAGACCTTCGAAGGCGCCTCCGAGGCGTTCGAAGAGTTCGGCATTGGCAGCAAGCAGATGGTTGTCCTGGCCATCATCGAGAAGCAAAGAACCCCCGGTGAACTCCGAAAAGCCCTGGGTGCCCCGGCGTCGTCGATCACAAGCATCATCAACGAGCTAGAAAAGAAGGGCCTGATCGTCCGGGAAGTTCATCCGACGGATCGCCGCCAGTTCAACCTTGTTCGAACCGAGAAGGGACAGATGATGCTGCGGAAAGGTCAGGCGGCTCTCGAAACCCACATCGGGGAACTGTTCCACCAGCTTGAACCGGAAGATATCGAAGCCATTCAAAGGGTGAAGCACCTCATCTGGAAGGGATTGCATCTTGCCCCGCTTGCACCCTCGCCGACCGACTAG
- a CDS encoding GNAT family N-acetyltransferase, with product MTIPKAVEIFVQAFSQEKSRTYPYVPTQLEPWLWVMQDTPDRKKARKREVISISGDPAQTVNRIEEAGFGWHFICEIHPPDVDFESIRSEYKRLGYRAISTEWLYVHRLDTLPDRTQKIEIVKIESEEIMATIPQTASQKRKLMEGTTKFAIHDGNQDLGWVTHIPMLGSNWVSSLWVRPEYRSKGMGRALMTELLHHAKTRGDAASVLLASSDGARLYPKVGYELIAVLQMFCPAKR from the coding sequence ATGACAATTCCCAAGGCAGTCGAGATTTTTGTTCAGGCGTTCAGTCAAGAAAAGAGCCGGACTTATCCGTATGTTCCAACCCAACTAGAACCTTGGCTCTGGGTGATGCAGGACACTCCGGATCGGAAGAAGGCACGGAAACGCGAGGTGATTTCGATCTCTGGCGATCCGGCACAGACGGTCAACAGAATTGAAGAAGCGGGTTTCGGCTGGCACTTCATCTGTGAGATCCACCCTCCGGACGTGGATTTCGAGTCGATTCGGTCGGAATACAAGCGTCTGGGTTACCGCGCGATCTCAACGGAATGGTTGTATGTCCATCGGCTGGATACTCTCCCAGACCGCACTCAGAAGATCGAAATTGTCAAGATTGAGTCCGAGGAGATCATGGCGACGATTCCACAGACCGCCTCCCAAAAGCGAAAGCTGATGGAAGGGACCACAAAGTTTGCGATTCACGACGGCAACCAGGATCTCGGGTGGGTGACCCACATCCCGATGCTGGGGAGCAACTGGGTTTCCAGTCTCTGGGTAAGGCCGGAGTATCGGAGTAAGGGAATGGGAAGAGCCTTGATGACAGAGCTACTGCACCATGCCAAAACACGAGGCGATGCCGCAAGCGTGCTACTCGCCAGCTCCGATGGCGCGCGCCTCTACCCAAAGGTTGGGTACGAGTTGATCGCGGTTCTCCAGATGTTCTGTCCAGCAAAGCGGTAA
- a CDS encoding NAD-dependent epimerase/dehydratase family protein produces the protein MESSQTVFVTGSTGLLGVNLIHALLDRGYTVRALVRSVEKAKRVLPSSDRLEVIEGDLDQVAAWLSDATSSDFVVHAAAYFREYFGRGDHDVKLQRQNVDVPVELAKACLASGVSRLVMVSSSGAISPPTDGKPVTEESPAEGQLPHNGYMQSKSRMEKELHKLAIPASRMVIVRPGWMWGPHDNAPTGSGQIYLDMRKVRKYQFIDGPAFGIVDARDVARGIVACLEVENPSPIYNISGENMSPLAAIRAIAAVHGKTTISPVPLKFAMMMSRILELITRPLGKRNPLPLQGLQVLGSNFAMSSELAKRELGVTFRPFSETARETVEHLDRVFPL, from the coding sequence ATGGAATCAAGCCAGACAGTTTTCGTGACCGGCTCGACGGGCCTGCTTGGAGTTAACCTCATTCATGCTTTATTGGATCGGGGATACACGGTTCGCGCATTGGTCCGCTCGGTGGAGAAGGCGAAGCGGGTTCTGCCTTCCTCGGACCGTCTGGAGGTGATCGAAGGAGATTTGGATCAAGTTGCAGCGTGGCTTTCCGACGCGACATCCTCCGACTTTGTGGTTCACGCGGCCGCCTACTTCCGCGAGTATTTTGGACGTGGCGACCACGATGTTAAGCTTCAGCGGCAGAACGTAGATGTTCCTGTCGAACTCGCCAAGGCGTGTCTGGCGAGCGGAGTCTCTCGGCTGGTGATGGTCTCAAGCTCGGGAGCGATTTCGCCTCCAACGGACGGAAAACCCGTGACCGAGGAGAGTCCCGCCGAGGGGCAACTTCCGCACAACGGCTACATGCAAAGCAAATCCCGCATGGAAAAGGAGCTTCACAAGCTCGCTATTCCCGCGTCGCGGATGGTGATTGTGCGGCCGGGCTGGATGTGGGGCCCTCATGACAACGCGCCGACGGGGTCGGGGCAGATCTATCTCGATATGCGTAAAGTTCGGAAGTATCAGTTTATCGACGGACCGGCATTTGGGATTGTGGATGCGCGGGACGTGGCTCGGGGAATCGTGGCTTGCTTAGAGGTCGAAAATCCATCACCGATTTACAACATCTCGGGCGAAAATATGTCGCCCTTGGCGGCGATTCGGGCGATCGCGGCGGTCCACGGCAAAACGACGATCTCGCCAGTACCGCTGAAGTTTGCAATGATGATGAGTCGGATTCTCGAACTGATTACGCGTCCGCTCGGTAAGCGGAATCCGCTACCTCTACAGGGTTTGCAGGTTCTTGGGTCAAACTTCGCAATGAGTTCGGAACTGGCAAAACGGGAGCTCGGAGTGACGTTCCGCCCGTTCTCGGAGACAGCGCGGGAGACAGTCGAGCATTTGGATCGAGTCTTCCCGCTTTAG